The proteins below come from a single Xenopus tropicalis strain Nigerian chromosome 9, UCB_Xtro_10.0, whole genome shotgun sequence genomic window:
- the rnf112 gene encoding ring finger protein 112 isoform X1, whose translation MERPSGAAGGEGGRRGGGATQNRRGKRRQRKPKNPAGAGDSGAASSAQQPQYREDSFSSLTEDITCSICLDDLTDPVYIACGHTFCRGCITTHWGTPHPHGYLCPECRASCPRNHIVPDYRLGNLVSKIKQGIQERNAMQEHLLAMEPDHPIQLVWADRSGRLNLNQSEACDCFLNTQYSHYPVFLLCIIGEKRRGKSFLMNYIMRALRSMEMGEEFTLGADDEALKGFEWSPGTESTTKGIWMWNRPFILDHKGGKTAVFLLDTEGSLDIGSDRETCIKLSALSLFLSSHLIFNVASNLKETELDYMEMYLNMGEEYGTQNLQHLDILVRDWYNSKKWDRDVAHFYISREIENLQQRNSYPKVLWSLKSNQTRCFLLPHPGKGITGESKGRLQDMDEDFQESLRSYVYEVIRVVCTHIKLNVYGEILTSAHIFSMLKEFMEVLDRQKYGFSSPMEMFYAIKNQRLMGDIENEFEEFLKNQSSLTLPPTLRVKASEKYSELLVKYQQSLLGNSTSSREAMLMDLEVALLKRQEKFCSDFTTRFTMNAVGVGITAGLGVYGVLGAAAARGTVVLATQPVVATGGRAVAMEVASGAVSMLKTGMVAMLGRFFR comes from the exons ATGGAGCGGCCCAGCGGGGCAGCAGGAGGGGAGGGAggcagaaggggcggcggtgctACTCAGAACAGAAGAGGGAAGAGGAGGCAGAGGAAACCCAAAAACCCCGCTGGGGCTGGAGATTCAGGGGCTGCCAG CAGTGCCCAGCAGCCCCAGTACAGAGAAGATAGTTTCTCTTCTTTGACGGAGGATATTACCTGTTCCATCTGCCTGGACGACCTGACCGACCCTGTGTACATCGCCTGTGGGCACAccttctgccggggctgcataACTACCCACTGGGGCACCCCACACCCACACGGATACCTTTGCCCGGAATGTCGGGCATCGTGCCCCAGAAATCATATTGTTCCCGACTACAGGCTGGGAAATCTCGTCTCCAAGATCAAGCAGGGCATACAGGAGAGAAACGCAATGCAG GAGCATCTTTTGGCCATGGAGCCGGATCACCCTATTCAGTTGGTCTGGGCGGACAGGAGCGGTCGCCTGAATTTAAATCAATCCGAGGCTTGCGACTGCTTCTTAAACACGCAATACTCCCATTACCCGGTCTTCCTTCTCTGCATCATTGGGGAGAAACGGCGGGGCAAGTCCTTTCTGATGAACTACATTATGCGGGCACTGAGAAGCATG gagatgGGCGAGGAGTTCACCTTGGGGGCAGATGATGAAGCCTTGAAAGGTTTCGAATGGAGTCCTGGAACTGAAAGCACCACAAAGGGCATCTGGATGTGGAACCGGCCTTTCATACTGGATCATAAAGGGGGGAAG ACTGCAGTCTTTCTCCTGGATACAGAGGGCTCCTTGGATATTGGGAGCGACCGAGAAACCTGCATTAAGCTCTCAGCGTTATCCTTGTTCCTCAGCTCGCACTTG ATTTTTAACGTGGCTTCCAATCTAAAGGAAACAGAGCTGGACTATATGGAG ATGTACCTGAATATGGGCGAGGAATATGGGACCCAGAACCTGCAG CATCTGGATATCCTGGTTCGTGATTGGTACAACTCAAAGAAGTGGGACCGAGACGTGGCTCATTTCTATATCAGCCGAGAAATCGAG AACCTACAACAACGTAACAGTTACCCCAAAGTTTTATGGAGTCTGAAGAGCAATCAAACACGCTGCTTCTTGCTGCCCCATCCAGGCAAGGGGATAACTGGAGAGAGCAAGGGGAGGCTGCAAG ACATGGATGAAGACTTCCAGGAAAGCCTGAGGAGCTATGTGTACGAAGTAATCAGAGTGGTCTGCACGCACATTAAGCTGAACGTATATGGGGAGATATTGACCTCGGCTCACATATTTTCCATGTTAAAG GAGTTTATGGAAGTTCTTGATCGGCAAAAATACGGCTTTTCTTCACCAATGGAG ATGTTTTACGCCATCAAGAACCAAAGGCTCATGGGAGACATCGAAAATGAGTTTGAGGAGTTTTTGAAAAATCAG TCTTCTCTCACGTTGCCTCCCACCCTGCGGGTGAAAGCGTCGGAAAAATACTCAGAACTCCTCGTGAAATACCAGCAGTCTCTACTGGGCAACAGCACCTCGAGTCGCGAGGCCATGTTGATGGACCTAGAAGTGGCTCTGCTGAAGAGACAAGAGAAGTTCTGTAGCGACTTCACCACGCGTTTCACAATGAACGCCGTCGGGGTTGGCATCACCGCGGGCCTCGGGGTGTATGGAGTCCTAGGAGCCGCAGCAGCCAGAGGAACTGTAGTGCTGGCAACGCAGCCCGTCGTGGCAACAGGAGGGAGGGCTGTTGCTATGGAGGTTGCATCAGGAGCGGTTTCGATGCTCAAAACTGGAATGGTTGCAATGCTTGGCAGGTTTTTCCGTTGA
- the rnf112 gene encoding ring finger protein 112 — protein sequence MERPSGAAGGEGGRRGGGATQNRRGKRRQRKPKNPAGAGDSGAASAQQPQYREDSFSSLTEDITCSICLDDLTDPVYIACGHTFCRGCITTHWGTPHPHGYLCPECRASCPRNHIVPDYRLGNLVSKIKQGIQERNAMQEHLLAMEPDHPIQLVWADRSGRLNLNQSEACDCFLNTQYSHYPVFLLCIIGEKRRGKSFLMNYIMRALRSMEMGEEFTLGADDEALKGFEWSPGTESTTKGIWMWNRPFILDHKGGKTAVFLLDTEGSLDIGSDRETCIKLSALSLFLSSHLIFNVASNLKETELDYMEMYLNMGEEYGTQNLQHLDILVRDWYNSKKWDRDVAHFYISREIENLQQRNSYPKVLWSLKSNQTRCFLLPHPGKGITGESKGRLQDMDEDFQESLRSYVYEVIRVVCTHIKLNVYGEILTSAHIFSMLKEFMEVLDRQKYGFSSPMEMFYAIKNQRLMGDIENEFEEFLKNQSSLTLPPTLRVKASEKYSELLVKYQQSLLGNSTSSREAMLMDLEVALLKRQEKFCSDFTTRFTMNAVGVGITAGLGVYGVLGAAAARGTVVLATQPVVATGGRAVAMEVASGAVSMLKTGMVAMLGRFFR from the exons ATGGAGCGGCCCAGCGGGGCAGCAGGAGGGGAGGGAggcagaaggggcggcggtgctACTCAGAACAGAAGAGGGAAGAGGAGGCAGAGGAAACCCAAAAACCCCGCTGGGGCTGGAGATTCAGGGGCTGCCAG TGCCCAGCAGCCCCAGTACAGAGAAGATAGTTTCTCTTCTTTGACGGAGGATATTACCTGTTCCATCTGCCTGGACGACCTGACCGACCCTGTGTACATCGCCTGTGGGCACAccttctgccggggctgcataACTACCCACTGGGGCACCCCACACCCACACGGATACCTTTGCCCGGAATGTCGGGCATCGTGCCCCAGAAATCATATTGTTCCCGACTACAGGCTGGGAAATCTCGTCTCCAAGATCAAGCAGGGCATACAGGAGAGAAACGCAATGCAG GAGCATCTTTTGGCCATGGAGCCGGATCACCCTATTCAGTTGGTCTGGGCGGACAGGAGCGGTCGCCTGAATTTAAATCAATCCGAGGCTTGCGACTGCTTCTTAAACACGCAATACTCCCATTACCCGGTCTTCCTTCTCTGCATCATTGGGGAGAAACGGCGGGGCAAGTCCTTTCTGATGAACTACATTATGCGGGCACTGAGAAGCATG gagatgGGCGAGGAGTTCACCTTGGGGGCAGATGATGAAGCCTTGAAAGGTTTCGAATGGAGTCCTGGAACTGAAAGCACCACAAAGGGCATCTGGATGTGGAACCGGCCTTTCATACTGGATCATAAAGGGGGGAAG ACTGCAGTCTTTCTCCTGGATACAGAGGGCTCCTTGGATATTGGGAGCGACCGAGAAACCTGCATTAAGCTCTCAGCGTTATCCTTGTTCCTCAGCTCGCACTTG ATTTTTAACGTGGCTTCCAATCTAAAGGAAACAGAGCTGGACTATATGGAG ATGTACCTGAATATGGGCGAGGAATATGGGACCCAGAACCTGCAG CATCTGGATATCCTGGTTCGTGATTGGTACAACTCAAAGAAGTGGGACCGAGACGTGGCTCATTTCTATATCAGCCGAGAAATCGAG AACCTACAACAACGTAACAGTTACCCCAAAGTTTTATGGAGTCTGAAGAGCAATCAAACACGCTGCTTCTTGCTGCCCCATCCAGGCAAGGGGATAACTGGAGAGAGCAAGGGGAGGCTGCAAG ACATGGATGAAGACTTCCAGGAAAGCCTGAGGAGCTATGTGTACGAAGTAATCAGAGTGGTCTGCACGCACATTAAGCTGAACGTATATGGGGAGATATTGACCTCGGCTCACATATTTTCCATGTTAAAG GAGTTTATGGAAGTTCTTGATCGGCAAAAATACGGCTTTTCTTCACCAATGGAG ATGTTTTACGCCATCAAGAACCAAAGGCTCATGGGAGACATCGAAAATGAGTTTGAGGAGTTTTTGAAAAATCAG TCTTCTCTCACGTTGCCTCCCACCCTGCGGGTGAAAGCGTCGGAAAAATACTCAGAACTCCTCGTGAAATACCAGCAGTCTCTACTGGGCAACAGCACCTCGAGTCGCGAGGCCATGTTGATGGACCTAGAAGTGGCTCTGCTGAAGAGACAAGAGAAGTTCTGTAGCGACTTCACCACGCGTTTCACAATGAACGCCGTCGGGGTTGGCATCACCGCGGGCCTCGGGGTGTATGGAGTCCTAGGAGCCGCAGCAGCCAGAGGAACTGTAGTGCTGGCAACGCAGCCCGTCGTGGCAACAGGAGGGAGGGCTGTTGCTATGGAGGTTGCATCAGGAGCGGTTTCGATGCTCAAAACTGGAATGGTTGCAATGCTTGGCAGGTTTTTCCGTTGA